Sequence from the Hyalangium minutum genome:
ACCCCGGTGATGCAGACGAGCTCTCCTTCCGAGAGATCCACGGAGAGCGATTGGAGGTTGTGGGTACGGGCGCCTACAAGGTGCGTCTTATGCATGGAGGCCGCGTCATTTAACGGCTGGATTGGCTCTCGCCAAGCTTATCCATCAGGTTGGATCCCCAGGCGGACGGTGGCCTGCCTACTCCCTCGTCGAGGAGCCTCCCCATCCCAAAAGAAAGGGCCGCCACGCTCGCGCGTAACGGCCCTGGGAACTTCAGACCTCGGACTGGCCTAGTAGTAGTTGTAGGTCAGGCGCAGGTAGAAGTAGCGGCCCATGTAGTCGTAGGTCGACGCGTCCGAGGACGCGAGGAACCCGTTGGCCACCAGCACCGGCTTGGTGTTGAACAGGTTGTTCACACCGAACTGCGCGCCCGCGGTGCCGCTCTTCAGCTCCAGATCGTACGACACGTTCGCGTCGAACGTGTAGTAGTCCTGCACCATGCGGGAGATCGGCTGCACCGCGTTCGGATCCGACTCGTCGAACTGGCAGCTGTTGAACTCGCACTCCTTGAAGCCGTTGATGAAGCGCATGTTCACCGCAGCGGCCAGCGAGTCCCTGGCCCAGTTCAGTCCCACGTTCGCGCGCCAGTTGGTGTATACGCCGTCCAGATCGTAGTTGCCCTTGGCCTTGATGACGTCTCCGTTGGCCAGCGTCCGGTCGAACTTCTGCAGCCAGGTCGCGTCCGCGCTCACGCCCACGCGGCCAAACGGCGTCTGCGGCGAGTAGCGGATGGAGAAGTCCAGGCCGCCCGTCTTGTCGCCACCCACGTTGGTGAGCGGGTCGGAGATGTCCACGATGTAGCCGTCCGTGTCGCGAGTGATGCGCTCGCAGTACTGCGACGAAGCCGGGCCACCCGCCGAGTAGCAACTGTTGAGGATCACGTCGGCGGTCAGGTTGGTGATCGCGTTGTCCACGTTGATCAGGTAGTAGTCCACCGTGGCGGTGACATCCTTCGCGAACCGCGGCTCGAACACCGCGCCCACCGTGAAGATCTCGGCGGTCTCCGGCTTCAGGTTGACGTTGCCGCCCAGCCGCGTGCGCTGCTGGCTGCGATCATCCGAGAAGTCTTCCGGAACCGCCTGCGCGTTGCAGACCGCATCCACCCCAGTGCCCGACTCGCGGTCCGAGCACGGGTCCACCACCTCCGGGAAGCCGTCCGTCTGGCCCAGGTAGAGCTCGTTCACGGAGGGCGCGCGGAAGGCCGTGGAGTACGTGGCGCGCAGCGTGAAGTCCGGGATCGGGCTCACGCGGGTGCCAAACTTGTACGTGAAGTCCGAGCCGAACGTGTTGTAGCTGAACACGCGCGCGGCGCCCGTCACTTCCACGATGTCCCGCAGCTCGTTCGTTTCGGGGTTGATCTCACCGAAGAGGGGCACGGACAGCTCGGCGTAGGCCTCGTTCACATAGAAGCGGCCCTCCGTGGAGTTCTCCTTGGTGCCCGTGGTGTCACCCGCGGCCGTCAGCGGATCCGGAATGTAGGAACCACCCTCGCGGCGGTGCTCGTAACCGAGCGCCAGACCCGAAGAGTGCGCCGTCGGAGTGACCTTGAACAGCTCGCCCGCGAAATTCGCCGACAGCGACGTCTGCTGGGTGAAGCCGCGCGTGGTGCCCCGGAAGCTCAGGTAGTCGGCCATCTCCTTGGAGATGGTGCCCTCGCCGCCGAACAGGTTCAGCGGGACGCAAGCATCCGGATCGATCGGAGCCTCGGGTGTGCCGCACACGGCCTTGCCCGACGCGTTCATGAAGCTCGGGCCGAGCGCCGCCGCCAGCCGGCTGAGCCGCAGCGTGCCCTGCTTGGTCGTGACGCCCTGCGTACGGCCGTAGTTGTAGGCCACATCCCAGTGCCAGTCCTGCAGCGCGCCGAAGTCCTGGTCCAGCTTGCCCTCCAGGCCGGTGACGACGCGGAAGGTCGTCAGGTCCTGTGCGTAGTCACGGGTGCCGAACTCATTCAGGCGGCGGCGAACATCCACGAAGTCACGGCCGAACGGGTTGTAGACGTTGCCCGCCGAGACGGTCAGCCCCTCGGTCGAGGTGAAGAGCGGCTCGGAGGCGAGCTTCTGCTTCGACTGGCGGTTGGTGTAGCTGGCCTCGTAGAAGGCGCGAGTACCCGCTCCGAGCCGCAGACCGCCCGTGGTGTACAGGTGCGCGCGCTCCTGCGGCGTCACCAGGTAGTTGTCGGGCTGGTAGTTGAAGTAGTCACCCCCCGCGTCCTCCACGCCAATGGTGTTGAAAGGCCGGAACTCTCCCGTCCGCCGGTCGATCGTGAAGACGCTGGCGTCCGGGTAGCGCGCCGTCAGAGCATCCCAGGCCCCGTTGCCTCCCGTGGCGCCACGCGTGAGGAACACGCCCATCGGCGTGGACGAGCTGCCCTCCGTGGAAATCTGGCGCGAGGCGAAGTCGTAGAACGTGTCGTACTTGCTGAACTGCCGGTCCCCGGCGAACACGTCCTTCTGCGTGTAGTAGCCCGCGGTGAACAGGATGTTGCCGCGCTCGGTGCTCTGGCCCGTCGTCAGGCTCAGGTCATACAGCAGACCGTCACCGTGCGAGGACAAACCGGAGAACGCACGCAGCTCGGTGCCCGAGTAGTCCTTGCGGGTGATGATGTTCACCACGCCCGCGATGGCGTCCGAGCCGTACACCGCCGAGCCACCGTCTTTAAGGATCTCGATGCGCTGGATGGCCGCGGTGGGGATGGAGTTCAGGTCCACCGTGGCATCGGCGCCCGTACCACCGGCCACGTGGCGGCGGCCGTTGAGCAGCACCAGCGTACGGCCCGTGCCCAGGCCGCGCAGGTTCACGCGCGTGGCACCGTCGCCGCCGTTGTTGTACTGCGTGTTGATGGCGTTGGACTGCTCCGGGAGGCTCTGGAGGATTTCACCGATGGACGTCTTGCCCGTCTTCTCGAGCTGCGCCTTGTCGAGCACCGTCACGGGCGCCGCCGTCGTCAGCTCCTTGCGCGGAATGCGCGAGCCGGTGACGACGATCTCCTCGATGTACTCCTCGGGCGGCGGCTCCTCGGCCGCAGGCGGCGGCGCCTTGGGGGCGGGCTTGAGGGCTGGCTTGGGGGCCGGCTTGGCCTGGGGCTGCGCGGCGGGCGCGGCCGGCTGGGCCTCCGGCGTTGCCTCGATGGGCTGCGGGACGGGAGTGGCGGGCTGAGCCGCGGCGGGCGCCGGAGGAGTGGCCTCCTGGACCGCCGGAGCCGCAGCAGGCGCCTCTTGCGCCGCAGCGACCCCGCCGGTCCCGGAGATGAGCACTGCCAGCGCCAAAACTGTCTTCTTCCGAGCGGACTGCTTCGACACCTTGCACCTCTTGCTGGTGTGGTCTTGAGACATGGATCAGGGCTTTCCGTGTGCGGGATTAGAACGGCGCGAGCAGCGGCTCGCCTTTGAGGCAGTTCGGATCGAACTTCCCCGCCTCAAAGACGGCTGCGCAGTACGCGGTCATGCAGTCGACGAACTCCGTCTGCGCCTCCGCGCAGCCTGCGAATTCCGCGTCACAGATCGACTTGGAGTTCGACTCCCAGCAATCCAGATGCTTCTGGAAAGAGGCGTCGCAGCTCTGTTGTCCCGCTGCTACAGCGCGCTCGTTGAACTTCTCCACGTCGGCGCAGTACTCGGGGCAGTCGACATCCACCGCCCGCTCACTGACCGTGCACGCGTTGGCCTCCCCGCAAACGGCTTCGCACTTGCTGGAACAACCGGTGACGAGGCCCATCACCGCCAGCAGACCCGCTGTCCAAACCACAACTCTCACGCTGACCCCTCCCAGGGATTGTCTTGAAGCAAACGCATTGTGACTGTGACGAGATTGGAACGTCAACCCAGGGCGTCCATATCGGTCCTGATTGAACTCCAACCTCCGAAGTCCCTGCGCCTGGGAGTGTTCAGGCCACCTGTCAGGTGAAGAAACGCCGGAGCACGGCGATCATCGCCGCCACATCCGAGGCCGCGGCCAGCTCGCGGATGGAGTGCATGGAGAGCATGGGGCTCCCCACGTCCACCGTGCGGATGCCCAGCGCCGCGGCGGTGATGGGGCCAATGGTGCTGCCGCAGCCCAGGTCCGTCCGTGTCACGAAGTGCTGAGGCGTCACGCCCGCCTCCCGGCACAGCGCCGCGAAGAACGCCCAGGTCTCTCCATCCGTCGCATAAGACTGGTTGACATTGGATTTGATCACAGGGCCGCCGCCCATCAGCGGCTGATGCCTGGGCTCGTGGAGCGCGGAGTAGTTGGGGTGCACGGCGTGCGCCATGTCCGCAGACACCATGTACGAATGGCGGATGGCACGGTGGAACGCATCCGCGCGCCCATCCGAGTGCCCCAGAACGAGGCGCTCCAGGCAGTCACGCAGGAAGGTGCCCGCGGCGCCTTGAGCGCTGCGGCTGCCCACCTCCTCGTGATCGTACAGGACGATGCCCGAGGTGGCCTCGCCCGCCTTCTCCATCGCCAGCAGCGAGGACAGCGCCGAGTAGCAGCTTGCCAGGTTGTCCAGGCGCGGCGCGTGGAGGAACTCGCCGTTCGCCCCCGAGCGCGTGGAGGGCTGCGTGTCATAGAGGCACAAGTCGTAGCCGAGGATGTCCCCTGCCTCGGCGCGGACATTGCCCGCCGCCAGTTCCTGCACCAGGAGCGCGCGCAGCTCCGCCGGGCCCGCCTTCTCCAGGCCCAGCACGGGGACCATGTGGTCCTGCGCGTTGAGCTTGAGTCCATCCGTGTTGACGGTGCGGTTGAGGTGGATGGCCAGGTTGGGCACGCGCAGCAGCGGGCGGCGGAAGTCCACCAGATGGCCCTCGGGACGGCCGCCGGAGAGCAGCATGACTCGGCCCGCCAGGGAGAGATCTCGATCCATCCACGTGCTCAGCAGCACCCCGCCGTAAATCTCCACGCCGAGCTGGTGGTAGCCCAGCTTGGACACAGCGGCGTTGGGCTTGAGGCGCAGGTTGGGCGAGTCCGTGTGCGAGCCCACCAGCCGGAAGCCAGCGCGATCCACGGGCGCCGTGCCCAGGTGGAACGCGGCGATGCTCGTGCCCGCGCGGGTGACGTACACCTTGTCTCCGGGCTGGAGCGTCCAGGGCTCCCGCTCGTCCAGCGCGCGGTAGCCAAGCTGGGTGAGGCGGCGGGCCGTCTCGCGCACCGCATGGTACGGGGTGGGCGAGGCGTCGATGTACGCAAGGATGTCCTTGGCCGTGGCGTCCGTGTCGATGGGGCTCATGGCCCCGCAGGCTAGCGCCCCTTCCGCCCGAGGCCACCGGAAACCTGCCGCCCCTGTTGGGGTGGCGCCAGTGCGGTGCTGCGGCGGTGCTCCTGGGGTGCATCCAAGAACGTGCCGAGAAGCACCCAGCGTCGCGCCGCGTCCTGGGCGCCGGGCCTGGCCACCAGAGGCGTGGTGTAGTGCCAGAAGGGCAGCCGGTACACCGTCATCCCGCCCAAGGTGTTGACGCTGGCGATCTCCGAGAAGTGTCCTCCCTTGGCGTAGACGAGCCACTGGTGCGCCACGGCCGGGGTGGCCAGGGTGAGGTGCATGTCCACGTACCCGTCGCGGGCCTCGAGGTCCTCGGGGTGGTGATCATTGTGCGGGCCGGTGTAGTCCCCGGGCCCGTAGCACAGAGCCTGGATGCCCCAGTTGCGCCGCAGCGCACGTCCACTCACGGCGGCGGCGAAGGCCCCGAAGCTCTCCGAGCGCAGCATGGCCGTGAGCCCCACCCGCTCGGCCGCGCGCCACGAGCGGGAGCGGCGGCTTCCGAGCAGCGCCGTCCGTACGCGCACCGCCTTGGGCAGCAATTCCGAGTAGTTCTCCGTCATCCCCAGCAGGCTCTCGGGGGGAATCGGATCATCCATCTGCGTGAGCGTGCCGAGCAGTTCCTCCTCCAGCGCATCGCGGCAGGCGGCGGCCTTCTTTGCGTCGACGACCCCCGTCAACGAGATGAAGCGCTGCGGCGGCACTCGGAGCAGTGCGCCACAGACTTTTTCGTCTTGTCCTTTGAGAATCCGGAGGCCCTTGGGGGTCAGGAGGTCGGCAAAATCGGAAGGGAACATGGGCATGGCAACTTTCACCCAGACTGTCAGATAATGCTCCCAACGTCTTCCCCCGGAGCTCTTCCATGGATCCCATCGGCCGCCGCCCCAGTGCCCTCCCTTCTCTTCCCACGGCTGCTCCGGCGGAGACCCGCCCTGCTGCGGCCCCCGTGAAGGCGGCCGCCACGAACGCCGTGAGCCAGCTGCAGCGCAGCAGCTTCGAGGCCCCGGTGGCGAAGGCCGCAGCGGCTCAGCCGATGCCGGGCGCATGGCGCGGTGGGCCGGACACGCCGGTGGGCAAGGCGATCGCCGGGATGGTCGAGCGGATGCGCGCCTCGGACGCGTCGGGCATCAAGATCAAGGGAGACACGATGGAGAGCCTGTTCACGCGGGCCATCCTGGACAACAAGCACGTGTCGAATGATCAGCTGCTGGCCATCACCCAGGTGAAGCTGGACCAGCTGGCCACCAGCCCCGAGGATCGCGCCAAGGTGCTGCAGAAGGTGCCCAACGCCCGGGAGCTGCCGGTGCACAAGTTCACGGTGGGCATGCTCGCGGCGGCCACGGGCATTGATCCGAAGGCGCTCTCCGAGGCCTGCCCGGATCTGGGCCTGACGGGCGCGCCGGGCACCCCGCTGCTGTACGCGGCGAAGACGGAGCGGATGCAGCGCTCCACCGCGCTCCACGACTTCACGGACTACCTGCGCGGCGCGGGCGTGAAGGGCATGAACAAGGCCGTCTGGGGGGTGGAGAACCGCATCCTCTCGGCCGCCGTGAGCGCGCTCGGCGGTGGGCGCTACTAACTAACAGCGGCTCGTGGGCGGCAACATCTCGGGATGGAAGATCCCGAGTGGTTCCCACACATATTGGTCGATGGGCACCCAGGAGATGTATCTGAGGGGGTGTTTCTCGGCATGGCTACGGCAGTAGGTCGAGAAAGCGGCGCTCCCAGCGCTGGGTGTCCTCCTCGGACTGGCCGAGCATCCTTCCTCTGGGATCGCGGAAGAGCCACGGCTCCAGGACTTGAGCCAGCTCGCGGTAGGCTGGGAGCGTGTCGCCTCGCTCAATGTCGCCGGCCTCGGGCCATGCGCCCAGGGTGACGAGCACCTTGTCCCCTTCCATCTCCTGGACCGTGGTGCCGAGGCCGTGGAGCCGTGCGCGCAGCCCCGCAGCGCCTCCAAGCTGTCCCAGCACGGGCTGGCCCAGGAACGTGAGCCAGTGCGGACCTCTCACGCCGGTTCCGACCTCCCAGGAGAGGGACTCGGGCGAGTCGTAGACGTCGATGCCCGGATAGCGAAGCCAGTAACGGGCCACTTCGCGCCGGACTCCCACCAGCGCGTACTCGGCATTGAAGGACAGGCCCCCGTGCCCGGAGCAGAGGGGGAGAGGAGCAGCCAGTCCCATGGCCAGCTCTCGCACTCGCCCTGGGCCATGCTCCTCCAGGAACTCCGTGGGCAGCCAGAAAGTTGCCGCACACACCGGGCCCGGTCTGTGCCCCTCATGGAGCGCTTCAAGGTTCTTTTTGCCCCAGTAGTCGAAGCGATACCGGCTCTCGGTATCGGAGCCGTCCCTCAACCGGATCATGGGAGACTGACTCTCACCTAGCTCTCGCCGAGTGATTTCCCAGCCCCGTTCGTCGAGCGGCTGCGGCTCTCCCTCATCATCCATGTACCAACCCAGCGCCTGCGGCCCAACGGCACGCAGGTACACCTCCAGAGAACGGAGGACGTTCTCGACGATCTGCAGGTGTGAATGACGCATGTAGAAGCTGATGCTCAGCCCCTCGCGGACCAACTCGAAGCCATTTTTGGCCCGGACACGTATCCGCGGGTAGCGCTCGCTCATCGTGCGACTCCCAGGTGAGGTTGAACACGCGCAGGCTGCCCGCCCAGGGCTTTCCGGTACACCTCTCCCTGAGTTTTCCCTCCATGTGGACTTCCTGCTGGGTACTTTCTCCAGTCCAACGTCCTAGAGGTGTTCGCACAAGGGAACTTGTAGTCGTAGCCGTCCTGGACCCGGTGGGGCTGCCCTTCATGGATGACGATGTCGGGCTCGATGGTTCCGCGAAGCTCCGCGCTGCGTCCCTGTCTCAGCAACGTCTCCACCGCCTCGCGAGGGAGGTACTCGGCCTTGCCGGTCTCCGGGTCGACTCGGTAGCGGGGCTGGATGCTGAAGCCGCCCGGCTTCAGTTCCTGGAGCTTCTTCTCGGCACACTGAAGGGCGACGGTGTGTTGCTCCACACCCAATTGCATCGCTCGCGTGATGGGCTGCCCCTGGCTATCTGTACCGACGACCTCGTTGCACTCCTCGCGTGTGGGGGAACGCCCGAAGTGCTTGAGCATCACCTCGGAGCGTGCCGCATCCGCACACTCGGCAAGGGCTTCGTCAAGGCGGGCCTGCAGCCCAGCGTTCAGGGAGTGGCCGACTTGGATGACAGCAGCGCCCACCACACTGGCGGCGAGCACAGGTACGCTTGTCGCGGGTAGAGGAGGTGGCCCCGGGGGAGGATTGGGGACCACCCGGAGTCCTGGCGTGGGTGGGCAGTTGGCCGGGTTCCTGACGCAGGTATTCGAAACGGTGTCCGGGACTTGGGCATACTGGCGGGGGACGCCGTAGCTGGCCGTGCCACAGGCCGTGAAGAAGAGGACCGCGCTGAGTGCCCTCCACACCGCCCACCCGGATGAATCTCCTCGCTTCATGGAGGGCTCCGTTCCCAAGGTTCTCGCGATTCTACCGAAGTGAGCACTGCTCCCCCGATTCAACCAAGGGAGCAAGGATCCCCCTTCTGCGCGTCCACGTACTTGGGGCTGATGGCCACGTAGCCCACCTTCCCCGTCTTCGTCGGCGCCTCCGCCTGGAGACAATCATCAGGACGAGGCCCACCCCGTAGCCGAAGCTGATGACCCAACCCGCGTAGCAAATCCATGGCATGAAGAGCCAGATGCGGGAATTCTGCACGTCCGGATCCGTGGGGAGCCCGGGGCCAGTCAGCGCCCGGGTTTACTCGACCAATTCCAAGCTGCGGGTTCGATTCCTGCCGCCTCCACTTTTACTCATTGGTGCCGCCCTCCAGCCGCTGACGGGCCGCCTCGCGGCGCTTCGCCCGGGCCTTGCCCGCAACTCCAAGCAGGGCCTTGTCCCGCGCCCACCGCTCGCGCGTGGGTGCGTCCACCTGAGGCCACCACTCCTCCAGTGACTTCACGAGCCGCTGGCACAGGTCCAGCGCTCCCCCCAGCGCCACGTGCACCGCCGGGGACGAGGGGTCCGCCAGCGCGAGCCCTCGAATCATCACCGCCACCGCGAGCACCTCGTCCTGCACCCGCTCGGGCCAGCCCGAGCGCCGCCCCACCTGCAGCAACCAGCCCAGCAGCGCCGCGTGCACGTGGCAGTCCTCCACCGTCCGGAACGGCTTGAGGTACCTCGTATAGCCGTCCCCGGGCAGCACCTCGTCCGGAGACACCTTCACATCGGTCAGCTGCAGCTCCGCGTGGGGAACCTCCGGGACGAATGGCGTCTCGGGGAGCACGTTGAGGTGCACGCCCTCGCGGTGGGCGTCGATCATCACCACCCGGAGCCGGTTCCGCCCCTGCTCATCCAGTCCCTCAGTGGCCACGACGAACAGTGTGTCCGCCGCCGTGCCCAACGTAACGAACCCTTTCGAGCCCGAGAGCCGCAGCGGCCCGCCGCCGTCGCCTCCGATGAGCCGGGTCTGGATGGCACTGGGATGGGCGCTCCCGGCCTCGGTCGCACAGAGCGCGGCACGGTGGTCCTTGGGCATCCCCGTGAAGAGCGAGCGCAACGCCGCGTGATACCCGGAGGCGAACGCGAACCCCAGCCGGTCCGCCCGGAACCCTCCCGCCAGCGCGAGGTCCACGGGCGACTGGAACCGGGAGGCCAGCTCAAGGTGCTGCCGCCACCATTCTTCCAGGGAGCCAAGCGTGCCTGGTTGGGGAGGCGTCGTGAGGAGGAATCGGAGGATTTCGTCCACCTCCCCACTCTAAGTCATGGGAAATACTTCTTGTCCCCAAACCTCCCCATGGGGACTCTGTTGAGATGTACGACGGGTTTTAACCATCGACCGGTCCGGGGGTTCTCCTTCCAGACCTGCACGCTCGCCCAGCAAGATGCCCACCTCCCCCGGCAAACCTCCTCGCAGCGCCCCGACCGCTCTGATGGTGGGGCTCCTCGCCCTGACCCTCACCCCGAGTCTCAGTGCCGCCCAGGAGGAGTCGTCGTGGGTGAGCATGACACTCGAAGAGGCGATGGACCGGGCGCTCAAAGCCAGCCCCCAGATCGTCCAAGCTCAGGGCACCATCCGCAACGCCGCAGCCTCCGAGCGAAGCGCCTTCGGGGCCTACCTGCCCAGCCTGTCCGCCAACGCCAGCAGCTCGCTGTCCAGCACCGAGCGCCTCAACCCCACCACGGGCACCCCCGTCACCGGCTCCGCCGATTCCTACAGTGCGGGCCTCTCGGCCTCGTGGGACGTGTTCACCGGGTTCCGCCGGAAAAATGAGCGCATGCGCGCCCAGGCCGAGTCCCAGTCCGCCGAGGCCCAGCTCGTGGGCCAGCGCTTCACCGTGGAGCTCTCCGTCGCGCGCTCCTTCTTCGAGGCCCTGCGCGCCGAGGAGCTCATGACCGTGGCCAAGGCCCGCATCGAGCGCGCTCGCGAGGGCGTCGAGGCCGCCGAGCGCCGCTTGGCCGTGGGCTCGGCCACGCGCTCGGATGTGCTCCGCTCCCAGCTTGAGCTCAACACCGCCCAGGAGTCCCTGCTCCAGTTGGAGAACCAGCGCCTGACGTCAGGCCTCACCCTGGGGCGGCTCGTCGGCACCGATGGCCCCGTGGACCCGGCTCCCTCCGGTCCTCTGGAGCCCACGCCGATCCAGTCCTCGCGCGAGGACATCATCTCCAGCCTCGTCGCCCAGGCGCCTTCGGTGAAGTCCGCGGAGGCCGCCGTGCTCTCGGCCGATGCAGGTATCGGCACGGCGCGCTCGCAGTACTACCCCACCGTCCGCCTCTCCGCCGGCTATGACTGGTTCAACCAGGACTTCGGCTTCGCGGGAGGCCGGACGAGCTGGTCCGTCCGGCTCGGGGTCTCCTATCCCATCTTCGACGGCTTCCAGCGCGAGGGGGGGATGATCCGCGCGACCACTGCGGCCGAAGTCAGCCAGGCCCAGCTCCTGGACACCCGCCGCGCCGTCCGCTCCGAGGCCGAGCGGGTGATGAGCCAACTCGCTCTCTCGGAGAAGCGCGTCACCATGGCCCGGCAGGCCGTGGAGGTCGCCCAGGAGGATCTGCGCGTCCAACAGGAGCGCTATCGCCTGGGTGCCACCACCATCCTCGAGCTGCTCACCTCCCAGGCCGCCCTCGTCGAGGCCCAGAACAACCTCGTGAGCCTGCGCTTCGACTACCTGCTGTCCCGCTCCGAGCTGGAGTCCGTTCTCGGGAGGAAGCTGTGAACGCCGGCGAGCGCTCGGTCCTGGACGTGGTCATCCGCGTCGAGAGCCTGACGAAGACGTACAAGATGGGCTCGGAGGAAGTGCACGCCCTGCGCGGAGTCAACCTGGAGATCCGCCGCAACGAGTACGTCGCCGTCATGGGCCCCTCCGGCTCCGGCAAGTCCACTTTCATGAACCTCATTGGCTGCCTGGATATCCCGAGCGGCGGCCAGTACTGGCTCAACGGCCAGCCCGTGGCGGGACTGAGCGAGGAGGCGCTG
This genomic interval carries:
- a CDS encoding DUF3396 domain-containing protein, which codes for MSERYPRIRVRAKNGFELVREGLSISFYMRHSHLQIVENVLRSLEVYLRAVGPQALGWYMDDEGEPQPLDERGWEITRRELGESQSPMIRLRDGSDTESRYRFDYWGKKNLEALHEGHRPGPVCAATFWLPTEFLEEHGPGRVRELAMGLAAPLPLCSGHGGLSFNAEYALVGVRREVARYWLRYPGIDVYDSPESLSWEVGTGVRGPHWLTFLGQPVLGQLGGAAGLRARLHGLGTTVQEMEGDKVLVTLGAWPEAGDIERGDTLPAYRELAQVLEPWLFRDPRGRMLGQSEEDTQRWERRFLDLLP
- a CDS encoding TolC family protein codes for the protein MTLEEAMDRALKASPQIVQAQGTIRNAAASERSAFGAYLPSLSANASSSLSSTERLNPTTGTPVTGSADSYSAGLSASWDVFTGFRRKNERMRAQAESQSAEAQLVGQRFTVELSVARSFFEALRAEELMTVAKARIERAREGVEAAERRLAVGSATRSDVLRSQLELNTAQESLLQLENQRLTSGLTLGRLVGTDGPVDPAPSGPLEPTPIQSSREDIISSLVAQAPSVKSAEAAVLSADAGIGTARSQYYPTVRLSAGYDWFNQDFGFAGGRTSWSVRLGVSYPIFDGFQREGGMIRATTAAEVSQAQLLDTRRAVRSEAERVMSQLALSEKRVTMARQAVEVAQEDLRVQQERYRLGATTILELLTSQAALVEAQNNLVSLRFDYLLSRSELESVLGRKL
- a CDS encoding M18 family aminopeptidase, with the translated sequence MSPIDTDATAKDILAYIDASPTPYHAVRETARRLTQLGYRALDEREPWTLQPGDKVYVTRAGTSIAAFHLGTAPVDRAGFRLVGSHTDSPNLRLKPNAAVSKLGYHQLGVEIYGGVLLSTWMDRDLSLAGRVMLLSGGRPEGHLVDFRRPLLRVPNLAIHLNRTVNTDGLKLNAQDHMVPVLGLEKAGPAELRALLVQELAAGNVRAEAGDILGYDLCLYDTQPSTRSGANGEFLHAPRLDNLASCYSALSSLLAMEKAGEATSGIVLYDHEEVGSRSAQGAAGTFLRDCLERLVLGHSDGRADAFHRAIRHSYMVSADMAHAVHPNYSALHEPRHQPLMGGGPVIKSNVNQSYATDGETWAFFAALCREAGVTPQHFVTRTDLGCGSTIGPITAAALGIRTVDVGSPMLSMHSIRELAAASDVAAMIAVLRRFFT
- a CDS encoding TonB-dependent receptor domain-containing protein — translated: MSKQSARKKTVLALAVLISGTGGVAAAQEAPAAAPAVQEATPPAPAAAQPATPVPQPIEATPEAQPAAPAAQPQAKPAPKPALKPAPKAPPPAAEEPPPEEYIEEIVVTGSRIPRKELTTAAPVTVLDKAQLEKTGKTSIGEILQSLPEQSNAINTQYNNGGDGATRVNLRGLGTGRTLVLLNGRRHVAGGTGADATVDLNSIPTAAIQRIEILKDGGSAVYGSDAIAGVVNIITRKDYSGTELRAFSGLSSHGDGLLYDLSLTTGQSTERGNILFTAGYYTQKDVFAGDRQFSKYDTFYDFASRQISTEGSSSTPMGVFLTRGATGGNGAWDALTARYPDASVFTIDRRTGEFRPFNTIGVEDAGGDYFNYQPDNYLVTPQERAHLYTTGGLRLGAGTRAFYEASYTNRQSKQKLASEPLFTSTEGLTVSAGNVYNPFGRDFVDVRRRLNEFGTRDYAQDLTTFRVVTGLEGKLDQDFGALQDWHWDVAYNYGRTQGVTTKQGTLRLSRLAAALGPSFMNASGKAVCGTPEAPIDPDACVPLNLFGGEGTISKEMADYLSFRGTTRGFTQQTSLSANFAGELFKVTPTAHSSGLALGYEHRREGGSYIPDPLTAAGDTTGTKENSTEGRFYVNEAYAELSVPLFGEINPETNELRDIVEVTGAARVFSYNTFGSDFTYKFGTRVSPIPDFTLRATYSTAFRAPSVNELYLGQTDGFPEVVDPCSDRESGTGVDAVCNAQAVPEDFSDDRSQQRTRLGGNVNLKPETAEIFTVGAVFEPRFAKDVTATVDYYLINVDNAITNLTADVILNSCYSAGGPASSQYCERITRDTDGYIVDISDPLTNVGGDKTGGLDFSIRYSPQTPFGRVGVSADATWLQKFDRTLANGDVIKAKGNYDLDGVYTNWRANVGLNWARDSLAAAVNMRFINGFKECEFNSCQFDESDPNAVQPISRMVQDYYTFDANVSYDLELKSGTAGAQFGVNNLFNTKPVLVANGFLASSDASTYDYMGRYFYLRLTYNYY
- a CDS encoding acyl-CoA dehydrogenase family protein — translated: MDEILRFLLTTPPQPGTLGSLEEWWRQHLELASRFQSPVDLALAGGFRADRLGFAFASGYHAALRSLFTGMPKDHRAALCATEAGSAHPSAIQTRLIGGDGGGPLRLSGSKGFVTLGTAADTLFVVATEGLDEQGRNRLRVVMIDAHREGVHLNVLPETPFVPEVPHAELQLTDVKVSPDEVLPGDGYTRYLKPFRTVEDCHVHAALLGWLLQVGRRSGWPERVQDEVLAVAVMIRGLALADPSSPAVHVALGGALDLCQRLVKSLEEWWPQVDAPTRERWARDKALLGVAGKARAKRREAARQRLEGGTNE